In the genome of Ureibacillus sp. FSL W7-1570, the window AGCCGCTTCCATTTCGCACGCTTTCATTTGCGGGAAATGGTTCCGCACCGCTTCCACCCGCTCCGGATCGCTCATAAAGGAATCGCCGGAACAAATCAATCCTACACCGTATTTATGATCTCCGATTTCTTCCACCGCTTCGACCGCCAATTTCATTAATTGTTCATCGGCTTTAAAAGCGGCAGGCATTCTTGGCACTTGCCCCATTTCGTATCCAAAAACGGTGCAATCCACATCATGGTGGCGCACTTCATCCGAAATGACGACGGAACCCACTTCCAGCTCCGGATCATATCCTCCAGCAGAACCGGTGTTGATCACCGCATCCGGTTGAAATTGATGCAGCAAAATCGTTGTGGACATCGCCGCATTCACTTTTCCGATTCCGCTTTTTAACAGCACGACATCTTTGCCTTTATATGTACCCGTCGTATATTCGCAGTTGGCAATGGTCGTCACCTGTTTATTTTCCAGCGCTTCCCTCAACAGTTCCACTTCTTCCTCCATTGCTCCGATGACTGCTATTTTCATTCATTTTCCTCCTCTGAATAACATCTATTCCAAATTACCGGAAAAGATGGAAAAGGTCAATTCTTTGGAATTTGTTTCAGCACTT includes:
- the mtnN gene encoding 5'-methylthioadenosine/S-adenosylhomocysteine nucleosidase, with translation MKIAVIGAMEEEVELLREALENKQVTTIANCEYTTGTYKGKDVVLLKSGIGKVNAAMSTTILLHQFQPDAVINTGSAGGYDPELEVGSVVISDEVRHHDVDCTVFGYEMGQVPRMPAAFKADEQLMKLAVEAVEEIGDHKYGVGLICSGDSFMSDPERVEAVRNHFPQMKACEMEAAAVAQVCHHFGTPFVVIRALSDIAGKESNISFDEFLPLAAKHSTEIVLKTIEKL